A genome region from Dickeya dadantii NCPPB 898 includes the following:
- a CDS encoding IclR family transcriptional regulator, whose protein sequence is MRTASHGHDKPAGNQSLLRGFLLLEILSNYPNGCPLAHLAGLARLNKSTVHRLLQGLQACGYVTPAPAAGSYRLTTRFITVGLTSLAPPEVIRLIAPPLQALNAATGETVNFSRRDGDYCILIHKLEPTTGMLRTRAYLGQQMTLFSSAMGKLFLADDTKDALFSYWGRHQPHIRKLTPYTITDPGHMARELEDVRQRGVAFDREEHEVGVSCMAAPVFDAHQRVNYAISLSLSSAKLRQIDEETLLTPLRQTADALTQALKTLPDDM, encoded by the coding sequence ATGAGAACGGCGTCGCACGGTCATGATAAACCCGCCGGGAACCAAAGCCTGCTGCGGGGATTTCTGCTGCTTGAGATTTTAAGCAATTACCCGAATGGGTGCCCGCTGGCGCATTTGGCCGGGCTGGCCCGGCTCAATAAAAGCACCGTGCATCGCCTGTTGCAGGGATTGCAGGCGTGTGGCTACGTCACCCCGGCGCCCGCTGCGGGCAGTTATCGTCTGACCACCCGGTTCATTACTGTTGGCCTGACATCGTTGGCGCCGCCGGAGGTGATCCGGCTGATTGCGCCGCCGTTGCAGGCGCTGAACGCCGCGACCGGAGAAACCGTCAATTTTTCCAGGCGCGATGGCGACTACTGCATTTTGATCCACAAGCTAGAACCTACCACCGGCATGTTGCGTACCCGCGCTTACCTCGGGCAGCAAATGACCTTATTCAGCTCGGCGATGGGGAAACTGTTTCTGGCTGACGACACCAAAGACGCGCTTTTTTCCTACTGGGGCCGCCATCAGCCGCATATCCGCAAGCTGACTCCGTATACCATTACCGATCCGGGACATATGGCGCGGGAACTGGAAGACGTGCGCCAGCGTGGGGTGGCGTTCGATCGGGAAGAGCATGAAGTCGGGGTGTCCTGCATGGCGGCGCCGGTATTCGATGCGCATCAGCGCGTGAATTACGCCATTTCGCTCTCGCTCTCGTCAGCCAAACTGCGCCAAATCGATGAGGAAACCCTGTTGACGCCGCTACGCCAGACCGCTGACGCGCTCACTCAGGCGCTGAAAACCCTGCCCGACGACATGTAA